TGCTACGTTGTTGGCGTATAAATGCAAATGGCCGATATAGCTATCATTCGAGATTGTTTTATTGATATCTTTATCCTCCAATTCTGCCATAACTTCATTGACATTCAGGTAGTCGGAAGCACTTCTGACTTTACCATCTGAGCCTTCAATTCTAAGTCCTCCTTCTGCTACTATTCTTTTAAATCTTTCTGGCGTTTCGAGTGTGAATTCTATGTTGATACCATCTGGGTCGTCTAAATAAATAGATTTCGACATTGTGTGATCTACAGGAGAGTGGGGATATTTAAGAGCTATTAACCTATACATGATACTTGCAAACGCAGCTTTGTTAGGCAAGTGAATAGCAAAGTGGTAAAGTCCGCTGTAGCCTTTCTGGAAATTGGTTTTGGCTGTTTCGTGAACCACCACAAGAGTTTGAGATTCTGAGCCAAACTCCGCGGATTTATCATTAGTTTTTCTGAGTTTTAGACCTGCTATTTTTGTCCAAAATTGTGTAGTCTTTTCGAGGTTGGTGATATTTAAATGTATCGCCCCAAAGGTTGCAAATCGTTCAGAATGTTGTTGCTCTTTCATGGTATTGGAAATAGGCTGTGAGAATGTTGAAAAACTATCCAACGATGCTAAGATTGATGTACCTAAAATGGTTTTAATAAATTGATTTCGATGCATGCTTCATGCAATTATTTTTTAAAAGTGATCCATGCTTAAATTAAAAGTGGATGCCGCGTTAACGATTGAAGCGGCATCCTTTTTGTTCCAAAAAGATATAGCGTAAAGCGTGTTAAAACGCCCAGAACTATAGTTGGTTTCTTCTTTTTAGATTGCCCTTTTTTCCAAAATAGGTGCTTTTTTGCTTCTTCCCCAGGCAATAAATGCTGCGATTATGACGAAGAATATATTCGCTCCAATTGCAGAGAACTCACCTCTTGAGCCATGAAAAATAGCTGCTAATACCATCACGATTGCAAGGCCTAATGCAGCCCATACGGTTAAGAAAGGTTTGATACGAAGCAATGATGGCAAAATTAAACCAATGCCTCCTAAAAGCTCACTTATGCCAATAAATCGTACTAAAGCAAGAGGAGTAGAAGTCACCCAAGGAAGCGATTCTGCGAGTGTTTCGATAGGTTGTGAGGCCTTCATGATACCCGCCATTATGAATATTGCTGCGAATAATACTTGAACTACCCATAGGGTAATATGCATTGTTTTGTTATTTGTTTGTGCTGTCATTTTTGATATGTTTAAATTATGATGGCACAAAGGTGAGGGAGATCGGAGCCTTTAAAAATAAGATATCTTAAGAAATAGATGCTATTGACATAGTCGGCGGTATAGGTTTGACTTTTCCCCAGCTTTCTGTACTTATTTTAGTCGCTAAATATATGCAGCTAGTATGTTGTTTCGGAATTCTTGGATACGTTCAGCTGTGGCTCTATCTGCCTTGTCGAAAAACAAATGCTGGTTGATTTGAAATCCGCAATAGGCGTAAATTCCAATATCAGAGGTGAGGGTAAGTGCCATGTTCATGCCTATATTTTCATACTCTTCATGCGACTTTCCATGCGTATTGATAATGGTTACTTGCTTTCCGCTGAGTAATCCTTTTTGAATTCCTTTGTCGTAGCAATAGGCAAAACCGTAGCTAAATACACGATCGATGTAACCCTTCATAATGGCCGGCAGCCCTGTCCACCAGATAGGATAAATAAAAGTGATTTGGTCGGCCCAAGAAATAAATTCTTGTTCCTGTTTTACGTCTTCGGCAACTTCGCCTTTGCGTTGTCCAGCCATGTCTGCAATCGACAGGGTAGGGTTGAAGTTGAGCTGATACAAGTCTCTAATGAGGACTTCGTGGCCGCTTTTGGCAAGGGTTTGCTCTACGGTTTGCTTTAAGTGATGATTTAAACTGTCCTTATTGGGATGGGCGTAAATGATAAGATGCTTCATTATTTTTTGATTTTAATGATGCAAATGTAGAATGCTCTTTATGTCCAAAATTGTAAGAAAACGAAATGCCTAGTTCGTGATACAAATCTCTTTCTGGAATTTCAGGTATTGAACAGGAGTATGACCAATGAAATGTTTGAAATCGTGAATTAATTGGCTTTGGTCGTAATAACCGCAGGCATCTATAATGTCAAACCAGTTTGTTTCTTGAGTTGGAGTTTGAAGCAATTCGATGGCTTGGATAAACCTTTGGTACCTGACTTTTTCTTTGGCGGTAAAACCAAAGTACTTTTTGTGATTTAGCTGTATTGTTCGCTCACTTTGATTGGTTTCTTGGGCAATTGCTTTTATTGGATTAAAAACTGTGTAATCCTCCTTAAAATGTTTGAAAGCTGTTTCGCTGCTTTTTAAATATGGGCTGCAAAAATCTAAAATCAAGTTTACACGATCGCTATGATTTGCATTTTTGACTAAATGCCAAAGGTGAGTGAAGCAGTTTTGTTCCAAAAGCTCGTCGGGATTGGTAGGTAATTTGTCTGACAAGGTAACTTTACCAAAGAAGCGGTAAAATGCATCATCCTTGAAATTGGCTACCAGCATTTCGGAACCGATAGGTAGGGTATACTCAAATGCCTTTTTAACTGGCCCCAAAACGATGCACTTATCTATATTTATTTGGCTGTTATTTTCCGAAATCAATTGAACAGGCGTGCCAAAGATAAAGACCATGATCATTTGAAAATTGGGTAACAAGGTCCTAGTTATGGCTTGGGTTGACTTGTTTTCAGCATGATAAAAGTGTGTAAAAATAGTCCCAAAAGCTTCTGGAACGGCAATTCTGTTACTTTTTAAATGCTCATCATCTGTTTCCATTCGGTGTGATTCTTATGGATGTGTACTTCAGCTGTTCAAATTTACAACCGTTCGACCTTTCAATTTCCCTTGAAGCATCAATTCTATTTTGCCCTCCAGTTCTTCCAAAGAAATTTCAACACTATTGTCCAATAGTTGAGATGGTTTCCAATCTTGTGCGAGTTTCTCCCATACCAATTTTCGGTACTTCATTGGGTAATTTTGTGAGTCAATTCCTATCAACGCAATTCCTCTTAAAATGAATGGAAATACGGTCAATTCTAGCTTTGGCGAGGCAACATTGCCACAGCACGTAATTGCTCCCATAGAATTGGTTGACTTGATAATGTTCTCCAATATCACTCCGCCTACTGTATCAATTGCTCCTGCATATAAGGGTTTTAGCAATGGTCGTTTATCCAGGTTTTCGAAATCCGCTCGGAGGATAACTTCATGAGCTCCTAGGTTTAGCAAGTAGTTTTTTTCAGACTCTTTTCCTGTGATTGCAACGATGGTATAACCAAGCTTGGCAAGAATAGCAACGCTCAACGAGCCTACACCTCCAGTGGCTCCAGAAACAACGATTTTTCCATCGGTTGGATTCACAAGTTCGGTTAAGCGTAACACTGACATTCCTGCTGTAAGGCCAGCAGTTCCATATGTCATTGCCTCTTTCATAGTGAGGTTTTGTGGTAGCTTAATGGCCCATTCAGAAGGAACTCGGATATATTCACCAAAACCTCCATCGGTGTTCATGCCGAGGTCGAAACTCGTAACTATCACTTTGTCGTCTACCTTAAATGCCTCGTTGTTGGATTTTACTACAACTCCTACGGCATCAATGCCCGGTGTGTGTGGATACGTTTTTGTGACCCCTTTATTACCTGTTGCTGATAGGGCATCTTTATAATTAAGAGATGAATAAGAAACTTTAATTAATAAATCTCCTTCTGGTAAATCGCCAATATTTCTTGACTTAAGGGTTCCTATAAATACCCCTTCATTTTCTTCAACTACAAAGGACTTAAATTCTTGATTTTCCATAATGCTTTGAGTTTTATAGGCTCCAAATTTGCCAACTGTTTTTGATCAAAACTTCGATTTTAAAAGTCATTGATCTAAAGAATCGTTCCCTTTTGATAAAAGTATAAGAACTTATTTTTCAGCTCGTTTTCTTATTTGAGCCTTGGTGGGTATGTCAAATAATTGACATGCAGTGACTTACTGTTTCTGTTGGGATAGAATATCAATCAAAATATACTTAACGCCATATGGTTCTGCTGTGACTACTTTCTTTACGTTCAGCTTGTAAGTGGTTCCTTTTTCAAAATTAAAGTTTTCAATATCAATAAGAGGTTTCATGTTCACTTCCCCTTTTTCCTTAATTAAGAATGCTTGTTTTAATTCTTCTGGTGAGCGTAAGATCACATCAACTTTTGAAGGAGCAATGTCCATTTCTATATTTTCTTCGCTATTTTGAATAATCGCCTTTTTCTTCGAAATGGTTTTTACGTATTCGTATATGATGGATGAGCCATCTTGTGGTGGATCTGCTAAGGTTACTTTCTTAGCTTCTATTAGATATTCATATCCTTTCTCATATTGAAACTCATTGAAACTTGCTTCTCCATTTGTCAAAGTAACTTTATCCTGACTACCATTCACTGAAAAAAGTAAAAACTCACCGTATACGTTATCTGACATGAAATAACCAGCATATCCTGTATCGGGATGAATAGTCATTTGAATGCTTTCTTTAACGTCTACTGCTTCTTTTGGAAAACAACTTGTCAGTAAGGTAGAAATTAGAACAAGGCTCAATACTAGATTAATTTTCTTCATCTTTTATAGAGTAGAATGGTAAGTGAAATCTGGCTTAAAATGCCAAAATACTTTAGTTTTGAATATGAACAATAACGAAGCGTATAAGCTGCTTTGCGTTTCATGTAAGAGCTAGCAAGTCGTTAAATGGTTGTAATAGCAAAAGCTTATTTTAGACTTGACTTCAAAATAGTCTTTCTATAGGAAGGCAAAATCTGAGGGAGTTTTTTCTAACTCAATTAAGGGCGATTTCATTTTTGAAAAAATGCTAAATAATCGCTTATGATTTGGGTTCAAACGCAATCATCCATTCGATCCCATATTTGTCTCTAAACATGCTGAAATAGCTACCTGAAGCATTATTGTCAAAAGGGATTTCAATTTCTCCACCTTCTGATAGGCCGTCAAATAACTTTTCGGCTTCCTCTCGGTTTTCAGCAGTAATGGAGATTTTGGATCTGTTTTCCTTTTCATTCACTTTCCCCATAATTTCGGGAACATCATTTGCGATTAAGGTATTATTGCCAATAGGTAGAGCAATGTGCATTAGTTTATCAGCCTCTTTTTCTGGTACGGGAAATTCAGGGCCAGCCAAATCTTTGAAACGTATAATTTTGGAAAACTCTCCTCCAAATACTGATTTGTAAAAATTGAAAGCTTCTTCTGCGTTACCGTTAAAGTTTATATGGGGATTGATAAGTGCCATTATTTTAGTGCTTA
This portion of the Spirosomataceae bacterium TFI 002 genome encodes:
- a CDS encoding catechol 2,3-dioxygenase, which translates into the protein MHRNQFIKTILGTSILASLDSFSTFSQPISNTMKEQQHSERFATFGAIHLNITNLEKTTQFWTKIAGLKLRKTNDKSAEFGSESQTLVVVHETAKTNFQKGYSGLYHFAIHLPNKAAFASIMYRLIALKYPHSPVDHTMSKSIYLDDPDGINIEFTLETPERFKRIVAEGGLRIEGSDGKVRSASDYLNVNEVMAELEDKDINKTISNDSYIGHLHLYANNVANSNTFFQNIGFNSFNYLPQFMYADLGAGGAYQHRIALNSWHGMNRPLAPSESAGLKNFHINFTSKEKLNKALQGVSSYEETESGFWINDPTGNKILLTNS
- a CDS encoding NAD(P)H dehydrogenase (quinone), which produces MKHLIIYAHPNKDSLNHHLKQTVEQTLAKSGHEVLIRDLYQLNFNPTLSIADMAGQRKGEVAEDVKQEQEFISWADQITFIYPIWWTGLPAIMKGYIDRVFSYGFAYCYDKGIQKGLLSGKQVTIINTHGKSHEEYENIGMNMALTLTSDIGIYAYCGFQINQHLFFDKADRATAERIQEFRNNILAAYI
- a CDS encoding PhnB protein, whose product is MALINPHINFNGNAEEAFNFYKSVFGGEFSKIIRFKDLAGPEFPVPEKEADKLMHIALPIGNNTLIANDVPEIMGKVNEKENRSKISITAENREEAEKLFDGLSEGGEIEIPFDNNASGSYFSMFRDKYGIEWMIAFEPKS
- a CDS encoding DoxX-like family protein — encoded protein: MTAQTNNKTMHITLWVVQVLFAAIFIMAGIMKASQPIETLAESLPWVTSTPLALVRFIGISELLGGIGLILPSLLRIKPFLTVWAALGLAIVMVLAAIFHGSRGEFSAIGANIFFVIIAAFIAWGRSKKAPILEKRAI
- a CDS encoding putative quinone oxidoreductase, YhdH/YhfP family, with protein sequence MENQEFKSFVVEENEGVFIGTLKSRNIGDLPEGDLLIKVSYSSLNYKDALSATGNKGVTKTYPHTPGIDAVGVVVKSNNEAFKVDDKVIVTSFDLGMNTDGGFGEYIRVPSEWAIKLPQNLTMKEAMTYGTAGLTAGMSVLRLTELVNPTDGKIVVSGATGGVGSLSVAILAKLGYTIVAITGKESEKNYLLNLGAHEVILRADFENLDKRPLLKPLYAGAIDTVGGVILENIIKSTNSMGAITCCGNVASPKLELTVFPFILRGIALIGIDSQNYPMKYRKLVWEKLAQDWKPSQLLDNSVEISLEELEGKIELMLQGKLKGRTVVNLNS
- a CDS encoding AraC-type DNA-binding protein, whose product is METDDEHLKSNRIAVPEAFGTIFTHFYHAENKSTQAITRTLLPNFQMIMVFIFGTPVQLISENNSQINIDKCIVLGPVKKAFEYTLPIGSEMLVANFKDDAFYRFFGKVTLSDKLPTNPDELLEQNCFTHLWHLVKNANHSDRVNLILDFCSPYLKSSETAFKHFKEDYTVFNPIKAIAQETNQSERTIQLNHKKYFGFTAKEKVRYQRFIQAIELLQTPTQETNWFDIIDACGYYDQSQLIHDFKHFIGHTPVQYLKFQKEICITN